In one Yarrowia lipolytica chromosome 1A, complete sequence genomic region, the following are encoded:
- a CDS encoding uncharacterized protein (Compare to YALI0A17237g, weakly similar to uniprot|Q871C2 Neurospora crassa NCU07197.1 predicted protein), which yields MGTHPEVADWLEKYPEPKGTAPLASKEQVRQWLLLDDNKTQILDLRKHDFQGGNIRGALCAHYTGVYSSVEDIWRLLKGAGKTRIVVHCWSSRKRAVKTAGWFYDSLVAHNEKDIEVYVLEGGIKGWVDGGKQYTDLMVEFDPSGFS from the coding sequence ATGGGAACGCATCCGGAAGTCGCCGACTGGCTCGAAAAGTACCCGGAGCCCAAAGGAACGGCTCCACTGGCCTCCAAGGAGCAGGTTCGCCAGTGGCTATTGCTAGATGACAACAAGACCCAGATTCTGGATCTTCGAAAACACGATTTTCAGGGCGGCAACATCAGGGGCGCTCTGTGTGCCCACTACACTGGCGTTTACAGCTCTGTGGAGGATATCTGGCGGCTGCTAAAGGGTGCAGGAAAGACCAGAATCGTGGTGCATTGCTGGTCGTCTCGAAAGAGGGCGGTCAAGACTGCCGGTTGGTTCTATGACAGTTTGGTGGCCCACAATGAGAAGGATATTGAAGTCTATGTGCTTGAGGGAGGCATCAAGGGCTGGGTTGACGGTGGTAAGCAGTACACTGATCTGATGGTTGAGTTTGACCCTAGTGGTTTTAGTTGA